One Desulfobulbus propionicus DSM 2032 DNA segment encodes these proteins:
- a CDS encoding TrkH family potassium uptake protein has translation MELIVASRPSRAKAGIEGILLSLVPLPPLLTCLVGTAGSPPWSRAAALVAALACLAAALLLSRQFRLGKLFGFLALVGCALAGFPAFATEPLSALIGAVVVMQAGYFLSELAPHNLVEQRGHAVYRRLQRARSAVWTSLLLTLASFALNPARLWIGDAAVAGSTILTQLVVLHWIWTAHRGPARLSWALLPLTALAVSGIGLYSGCGQLVTLCLGLATLFFLPGATSGLEPREQWWEPFLNHPARVLITTFFVLCLAGALLLQLPWATTEQSITLVDAAFTSVSAVCVTGLTVLDTPRDFTLLGQGCILLLIQLGGFGIMTLTTVALHAMGKRLSLRQERLLTTLTETSHQDLIDSLLTIVRFTLLTELAGAVLLSLCFLDTADSLPQALWQGLFTSISAFCNAGFALQSANLVPYQSQPLVLHTVAALIVLGGLAPATCLLLPQWVRGKKIALAPRIALVTTTALLLTGTLCFLMFEWHNALDGLSLPDKLHNAWFQSVTLRTAGFNSIDLGNVLSPTLLIMLSFMFIGGSPGGTAGGIKTTTVGILAMTFWACITGRDEVIAQNRRIPQSVINRGITVLASGAMIWLVMVMALVLTQPLPARALIFEATSALGTVGLSLGVTPHLDEIGKIIVMLTMFIGRIGPMTLFTLLSGDLQATGSRCPDARITLT, from the coding sequence GTGGAATTGATCGTTGCATCGCGCCCCTCCCGAGCCAAGGCCGGAATCGAAGGCATCCTGTTGTCCCTGGTCCCGCTGCCCCCGCTTCTCACCTGCCTAGTCGGCACCGCCGGATCGCCGCCCTGGAGCCGGGCCGCCGCCCTCGTCGCCGCCCTCGCCTGTCTGGCTGCGGCGCTCCTGCTGTCACGGCAATTCCGTCTGGGCAAACTGTTCGGCTTCCTGGCCCTGGTCGGATGCGCCCTCGCCGGTTTCCCCGCTTTTGCCACCGAGCCCTTGTCGGCCCTGATCGGGGCGGTGGTCGTCATGCAGGCCGGATATTTCCTCAGCGAGCTTGCGCCGCACAACCTGGTTGAACAACGTGGCCATGCCGTTTACAGACGGTTGCAACGAGCCAGGAGCGCGGTTTGGACCTCGTTGCTCCTGACCCTGGCTTCCTTTGCCCTCAACCCCGCACGGCTCTGGATCGGCGATGCGGCCGTGGCGGGATCGACGATCCTCACCCAGCTCGTGGTGCTTCACTGGATCTGGACAGCCCATCGAGGACCGGCGCGGTTGAGCTGGGCGCTATTGCCCCTTACGGCCTTGGCTGTGAGCGGCATCGGCCTGTACAGCGGATGCGGCCAACTGGTCACGCTCTGCCTCGGCCTGGCCACCCTGTTCTTTCTGCCCGGCGCGACCTCCGGACTGGAGCCCCGGGAGCAGTGGTGGGAACCCTTTCTCAATCATCCCGCCCGGGTGCTGATCACCACTTTTTTCGTCCTGTGCCTCGCCGGTGCCTTGCTCCTCCAGCTTCCCTGGGCGACCACCGAACAAAGCATCACCCTGGTCGACGCCGCCTTCACATCGGTCAGCGCGGTCTGCGTCACCGGCCTGACCGTGCTCGACACCCCCAGGGACTTCACCCTGTTGGGACAGGGATGCATCCTGCTGCTCATCCAACTGGGCGGCTTCGGCATCATGACCCTCACCACCGTGGCCCTGCACGCCATGGGCAAGCGGTTGAGCCTGCGCCAGGAACGGCTGCTGACCACCCTGACCGAAACCAGCCATCAGGACCTGATCGACTCCCTGCTGACCATTGTCCGTTTCACCCTGCTGACCGAACTGGCCGGCGCCGTTCTGCTGTCCCTCTGTTTTCTCGACACGGCCGATTCCCTGCCCCAGGCCCTGTGGCAAGGGCTGTTCACGTCGATTTCCGCCTTCTGCAACGCCGGATTCGCCCTGCAAAGCGCCAACCTGGTGCCCTACCAGTCCCAACCGCTGGTCCTGCATACCGTGGCCGCCCTGATTGTGCTCGGCGGCCTGGCCCCGGCCACCTGTCTGCTTCTTCCCCAGTGGGTCCGGGGAAAGAAGATTGCCCTCGCCCCGCGCATCGCCCTGGTGACCACCACCGCCCTGCTGCTCACCGGAACGCTGTGTTTTTTGATGTTCGAATGGCACAACGCCCTCGATGGGCTTTCCCTGCCCGACAAACTGCACAACGCCTGGTTTCAATCGGTCACCCTGCGCACTGCCGGGTTCAATTCCATCGACCTGGGCAACGTGCTCAGCCCGACCCTGCTGATCATGCTCAGCTTCATGTTCATCGGCGGCAGTCCGGGAGGTACCGCGGGCGGCATCAAGACCACCACCGTCGGCATCCTGGCCATGACCTTTTGGGCCTGCATCACCGGCCGCGACGAAGTCATCGCCCAGAACAGAAGGATTCCGCAAAGCGTCATCAATCGCGGCATCACCGTTCTGGCATCCGGAGCCATGATCTGGCTGGTCATGGTCATGGCCCTGGTACTCACCCAGCCGCTGCCCGCCCGAGCGCTGATCTTCGAGGCAACCTCGGCTCTCGGCACGGTGGGATTGTCGCTGGGCGTGACGCCCCATCTCGACGAAATAGGAAAAATCATCGTCATGTTGACCATGTTCATCGGCCGCATCGGTCCGATGACGCTGTTCACCCTCCTGAGCGGCGATCTTCAGGCCACCGGCTCCCGGTGTCCCGATGCCCGCATCACCTTAACCTGA
- a CDS encoding carbon-nitrogen hydrolase family protein, translated as MSFLKLALIHSAAEHKQTARNRDRLLDLFRQAGEAGAQLVVAPEMAVSGYSFDNRQDIAPYTETASGPTVTALAELARHHGLYACIGLAERDVRSSIFYNSAFVLDPQGVLVCRYRKINAEYRWACPGNPRADNTFVTPWGRVGVLICSDSYHSLLPRITALRGADLLLIPANWPPTGLDPREIWRTRALENGIVVAACNRTGMDLVMDCRQGPSAVFDPHGATLLNCSSPDSRLLLVDLPLNADRQLATARRQRLAQRRMADIGDCYLNLAGISDLTSFLRLPPPGRLAIECLVAQSPGQTIEELTTAPRFGEEQQTLLVLPAGEYGDVALDRLQTLCAKTGLNIVVYREGENAGLYWLDGKGEPRCWPWQRHQPRETALPRIDCGSARVLLAPLAALRHPEPVLAGVKQGCDLVVTSEAHLSADDRLIAGVRTIEGLAVAVCAGNGSGVWMTPEGHQRWEEVLAGPGESCRYLLDTHRTRKKRFQDRVDYDRLLANDD; from the coding sequence ATGTCCTTCCTCAAACTGGCTCTGATTCACAGCGCCGCCGAACACAAACAGACAGCCCGCAACCGTGACCGTTTGCTGGATCTGTTTCGCCAGGCCGGCGAGGCGGGGGCGCAACTGGTGGTGGCGCCGGAAATGGCGGTGTCCGGTTATTCGTTCGATAACCGTCAGGATATCGCCCCGTACACTGAAACCGCCTCCGGTCCAACCGTGACCGCTTTGGCTGAACTGGCGCGCCACCATGGCCTGTATGCCTGCATCGGCCTGGCTGAACGGGATGTCCGCTCCTCCATTTTTTACAACAGCGCCTTTGTGCTTGACCCGCAAGGCGTGCTGGTGTGCCGTTACCGCAAGATCAACGCCGAATATCGGTGGGCCTGCCCCGGCAACCCGCGGGCGGACAACACCTTTGTCACGCCTTGGGGACGGGTAGGCGTGCTGATCTGTTCCGATTCCTACCACAGTCTGCTGCCGCGAATCACCGCCCTGCGCGGGGCCGATCTCCTGCTCATTCCGGCCAACTGGCCGCCGACTGGCTTGGACCCGCGTGAAATCTGGCGAACCCGGGCCTTGGAAAACGGCATCGTTGTCGCGGCCTGCAACCGCACCGGCATGGACCTGGTGATGGATTGCCGCCAAGGACCCAGCGCGGTGTTTGATCCCCATGGGGCCACCCTGCTGAACTGCTCGTCGCCGGATTCACGGCTGCTGCTGGTGGACCTGCCCTTGAACGCTGATCGCCAGCTGGCCACCGCCCGGCGGCAACGCCTGGCACAACGGCGCATGGCGGATATCGGCGACTGTTACCTCAATCTGGCGGGTATCTCTGATCTTACCAGCTTTCTTCGTCTACCGCCCCCCGGACGTCTTGCCATCGAGTGCTTGGTCGCCCAATCTCCCGGCCAGACGATTGAGGAACTGACAACCGCACCACGATTTGGGGAAGAACAGCAAACCCTGCTGGTTCTCCCCGCAGGCGAGTACGGCGACGTGGCGCTCGATCGCCTGCAGACGTTGTGCGCCAAAACGGGGTTGAATATCGTCGTGTATCGCGAGGGCGAGAACGCCGGACTCTACTGGTTGGACGGCAAGGGAGAGCCTCGATGCTGGCCATGGCAGCGGCACCAGCCCCGGGAAACAGCCTTGCCCCGGATCGATTGCGGCTCGGCACGGGTACTGCTGGCGCCGCTTGCCGCCCTGCGCCATCCCGAACCGGTACTGGCCGGCGTCAAGCAGGGGTGCGACCTGGTGGTGACCAGTGAAGCGCACCTGTCGGCCGATGATCGGCTCATCGCCGGTGTCCGTACCATCGAAGGCCTGGCCGTGGCTGTTTGCGCCGGCAACGGCTCCGGCGTATGGATGACACCCGAAGGGCATCAGCGCTGGGAGGAGGTCTTGGCCGGTCCGGGAGAAAGCTGCCGTTATCTGCTCGACACCCATCGAACGCGCAAGAAGCGGTTTCAGGATCGGGTCGATTACGACCGGCTTCTGGCGAACGACGATTGA
- a CDS encoding polysaccharide deacetylase family protein gives MTTPSPPGNGSPPSSAAAHHAVGESFVFLDRRGKRWPRFRRWSFACGLLLFTAVVLFVQTLILPSRLNMPPAVEQLTSRLKALQTTAHGQKSPKPLWLDYAKRDKNPGKHPPAIHTSAPAPATVLGHDREIRLGFYEGWDPNSLDSLKAHAGRLTHLCPDWLELRDGSGRFTATSDEPVLTVAREQGVVLMPLLRNLGDGDTWLPEAVEGVINGPAERQNTFLSRLIAALNDTGAGGVVLDWQQVDPSYRDNMSRFLARMAEALHDEDMQLWLCVPIGRELKVFDLDALSRHVDHFVAMLHDEHAESDQPGPIASRDFFTGWLSTLVGGYGTPGQWIISQGSYGYDWAAGEGQGEQIGFVDVMARARRSAQTACRFHPSSANPSFVYEDGGTVHTVWFLDAITFLNQLTVAREHRVGGIAISRLGTEDPGIWDVLDRPTAIPLRGSDLARLERIPAEASIAHIGQGNLITLTDERSDGFRRIHFDRKAASGGRIEETYQTFPSTLTLLHQGRGPADGVVLTFDDGPDRKWTPKILDILKERGVKATFFMIGANMENHPDLVRRIVGEGHMIGVHTYSHPNIALVSEERAHLEYNATQRLIESITGHSTTLFRPPYNADTNPHDPEELVPIALAQAMGYVTVTEDIDPEDWAEPGVETMLERIQQGRSQGGSVVLLHDAGGDRSQTVAALPAIIDYLQARGDRVLSLPELVGIPAEQLMPPVPADRPTLTRMISESGFTAMHELTNFFWAFMVVATLLTVVKTLAVSWLAIRSRRLDPAVLPAKQAAFVPPVTVLIAAYNEVKVIGDTLRAVTNTCYAGPMEILVVDDGSQDDTAALVMAMAAQDERIRLLRQANRGKAVALRTGLDAARHEIIVTLDADTQFTPDTIGHLVHPLADPTVGAVSGRARVGNPRTLFARFQSLEYTCGFNLDRRAYALLDCITVVPGAVSALRRSAVAEAGGIGAETLAEDTDLTLALHKSGFRIAYASRAIAWTEAPETLRAFAKQRFRWAFGTLQCLWKHRELLFHPRFKALGWFSLPSAWLFNIVLVALGSIIDLLLLLSLLISPANPLLYVYFLVFLAADLLLAAVACRVEREPLAQIWLVLPMRFVYRPVLNYVVIKAILRALKGVWVGWGKLDRTASVPYTT, from the coding sequence ATGACCACACCTTCGCCGCCGGGCAACGGCTCGCCCCCATCTTCTGCGGCCGCCCACCACGCCGTCGGAGAATCCTTTGTGTTTCTCGACCGGCGCGGCAAACGCTGGCCCCGGTTCCGTCGGTGGTCCTTTGCCTGCGGACTGCTGCTCTTCACCGCGGTTGTCCTCTTTGTCCAAACCCTGATCCTGCCCTCGCGCCTGAACATGCCGCCCGCCGTGGAGCAGTTGACGTCCCGGCTCAAGGCGTTGCAGACCACCGCCCACGGCCAGAAGAGTCCCAAGCCGCTGTGGCTGGATTATGCCAAGCGGGACAAGAACCCCGGGAAGCATCCGCCGGCAATTCACACCAGCGCGCCCGCTCCTGCCACCGTTTTGGGCCACGACAGGGAAATCCGGCTTGGCTTTTATGAGGGGTGGGATCCAAACAGCCTCGATTCCCTCAAGGCCCACGCCGGCAGGCTGACCCATCTCTGCCCGGACTGGCTCGAACTCAGGGACGGATCCGGCCGGTTCACGGCCACCAGCGACGAGCCGGTGCTCACCGTGGCAAGGGAACAGGGAGTGGTGCTCATGCCCTTGCTGCGCAATCTCGGCGACGGCGACACCTGGCTGCCCGAGGCGGTGGAAGGGGTGATCAACGGTCCGGCCGAGCGGCAGAACACCTTCCTGTCCCGGCTAATCGCCGCGCTGAACGACACGGGCGCAGGCGGCGTGGTGCTCGACTGGCAGCAGGTCGACCCCAGCTACCGCGACAACATGAGCCGCTTTCTTGCCCGCATGGCCGAGGCCCTGCACGACGAGGACATGCAGCTGTGGCTGTGCGTGCCCATCGGCCGGGAATTGAAGGTCTTCGACCTCGATGCCCTGAGCCGCCATGTCGACCATTTCGTGGCCATGCTCCACGACGAACACGCCGAGTCCGACCAACCGGGTCCGATCGCCTCGCGGGATTTCTTCACCGGTTGGCTTTCTACCCTGGTCGGCGGCTACGGCACACCCGGTCAATGGATCATCTCCCAGGGATCGTATGGCTACGATTGGGCGGCTGGAGAGGGTCAGGGCGAGCAGATCGGTTTCGTGGACGTGATGGCCCGCGCCCGCCGCTCGGCGCAGACCGCCTGCCGTTTCCACCCGTCGTCGGCCAACCCGTCGTTCGTCTACGAGGACGGCGGCACGGTCCACACCGTCTGGTTTCTCGACGCCATCACCTTTCTCAACCAGCTCACCGTTGCCCGGGAACATCGGGTGGGCGGCATCGCCATCAGCCGGCTGGGCACGGAAGATCCCGGCATCTGGGACGTCCTCGACCGCCCCACCGCCATTCCCCTGCGCGGCAGCGATCTCGCCCGACTGGAACGAATCCCGGCCGAAGCCAGCATCGCCCATATCGGCCAGGGCAACCTGATCACCCTGACCGACGAGCGCAGCGACGGTTTCCGCCGCATCCACTTCGATCGGAAGGCAGCTTCCGGAGGGCGGATCGAGGAAACCTACCAGACCTTCCCCAGCACCCTGACGCTCCTTCATCAAGGACGGGGGCCGGCCGACGGCGTCGTCCTCACCTTTGACGATGGACCGGATCGGAAATGGACCCCAAAGATCCTCGACATCCTCAAGGAGCGCGGCGTCAAGGCGACGTTCTTCATGATCGGCGCCAACATGGAAAACCATCCGGACCTGGTCCGCCGGATCGTCGGCGAAGGCCACATGATCGGAGTGCACACCTACAGCCACCCCAACATCGCCCTGGTCTCCGAGGAACGCGCCCATCTCGAATACAACGCCACCCAGCGGTTGATCGAGTCGATCACCGGCCATTCCACCACCCTGTTCCGGCCGCCCTACAACGCCGACACCAACCCGCACGATCCCGAAGAGTTGGTGCCAATCGCCTTGGCCCAGGCCATGGGGTATGTAACGGTCACCGAGGACATCGACCCCGAGGATTGGGCCGAACCCGGAGTGGAAACAATGCTCGAACGCATCCAGCAGGGCCGCAGCCAGGGAGGCAGCGTGGTCCTGCTCCACGATGCCGGCGGCGACCGCAGCCAGACCGTGGCCGCCTTGCCCGCGATCATCGACTACCTTCAGGCCCGGGGCGACCGGGTGCTGTCCCTGCCCGAGCTGGTCGGCATTCCGGCCGAGCAGCTGATGCCGCCGGTTCCCGCCGACCGCCCCACCCTGACCCGGATGATCAGCGAAAGCGGCTTCACCGCCATGCATGAACTGACCAATTTCTTCTGGGCGTTCATGGTCGTGGCCACCCTGCTGACCGTGGTCAAGACCCTGGCCGTCTCCTGGCTGGCCATTCGCAGCCGCCGGCTCGACCCAGCGGTTCTGCCCGCCAAACAGGCAGCCTTTGTCCCGCCGGTCACGGTATTGATCGCCGCCTACAACGAAGTCAAGGTGATCGGCGACACCCTGCGGGCGGTCACCAACACCTGTTACGCGGGACCGATGGAAATCCTGGTGGTCGACGACGGCTCCCAGGACGACACCGCCGCCCTGGTCATGGCCATGGCCGCCCAGGATGAACGCATCCGCCTGCTCCGGCAAGCCAATCGCGGCAAGGCCGTGGCCCTGCGAACGGGTCTGGACGCGGCCCGACACGAAATCATCGTCACCCTGGACGCCGACACCCAGTTTACCCCCGACACCATCGGTCATCTGGTGCACCCCCTTGCCGACCCCACGGTGGGCGCGGTCAGCGGCCGGGCACGGGTGGGCAATCCCCGCACCTTGTTCGCCCGCTTCCAGTCGCTGGAATACACCTGCGGCTTCAACCTCGATCGCCGGGCCTATGCCCTGCTCGACTGCATCACCGTGGTACCCGGCGCGGTCAGCGCCCTGCGACGGAGCGCCGTTGCCGAGGCCGGCGGCATCGGCGCCGAGACTCTGGCCGAGGACACCGACCTCACCCTGGCCCTGCACAAAAGCGGCTTCCGCATCGCTTACGCCTCCCGGGCCATCGCCTGGACCGAGGCCCCGGAGACACTGCGAGCCTTTGCCAAGCAACGATTCCGCTGGGCCTTCGGCACCCTGCAATGCCTGTGGAAACACCGGGAGCTGCTGTTCCATCCCCGCTTCAAGGCATTGGGCTGGTTCAGCCTGCCGAGCGCCTGGTTGTTCAACATCGTTCTCGTGGCCCTCGGCTCGATCATCGACCTGCTCCTGCTACTCTCCCTGTTGATCAGTCCGGCCAACCCCCTGTTGTATGTCTACTTTCTGGTGTTCCTCGCCGCCGACCTGCTGCTGGCCGCGGTGGCCTGTCGGGTCGAACGGGAACCACTCGCCCAGATCTGGCTGGTGCTGCCGATGCGCTTTGTCTATCGCCCGGTGCTCAATTACGTGGTGATCAAGGCCATTCTCAGGGCCCTCAAAGGGGTGTGGGTCGGCTGGGGCAAACTCGACCGCACCGCCTCGGTCCCCTACACAACCTGA
- a CDS encoding septation protein A, whose protein sequence is MKLLFDFFPILLFFLAYKLFDIYVATAAAIAATFVQIAILWVRTRTVAAMQLVTLAVIVVFGGLTLYLHDEQFIKWKPTIINWIFAGVFLASQLVGRKTAVERMLAGNITLPTPIWRRLNLGWVVFFLAMGAANLYVMTFFDSDTWVNFKLFGMLGLTLVFIVLQSLYLSRYLDTSDNKG, encoded by the coding sequence ATGAAACTGCTGTTTGATTTCTTTCCGATCCTGCTCTTTTTTCTCGCCTACAAGCTGTTCGACATCTACGTGGCCACTGCGGCGGCCATCGCCGCCACCTTTGTCCAGATCGCCATTCTCTGGGTGAGAACCCGCACCGTGGCGGCCATGCAGCTGGTCACCCTGGCGGTGATCGTCGTCTTCGGCGGCCTGACCCTCTACCTCCATGACGAACAATTCATCAAATGGAAGCCGACGATCATCAACTGGATTTTCGCCGGGGTGTTCCTCGCCAGCCAGCTGGTCGGCCGCAAGACCGCGGTCGAACGCATGCTGGCCGGCAACATCACCCTGCCGACACCCATCTGGCGCCGCCTCAACCTCGGCTGGGTAGTCTTTTTTCTGGCCATGGGCGCGGCCAATCTCTATGTCATGACCTTTTTTGACAGTGATACCTGGGTCAACTTCAAACTGTTCGGCATGCTCGGTCTGACCCTGGTGTTCATTGTCCTCCAGTCCCTCTATCTATCGCGGTATCTGGATACCTCCGACAACAAGGGATAA
- a CDS encoding potassium channel family protein has translation MTQQVLIIGLGQFGMSLARTLSEKGAEVLAVDRRKNLVDEAAAFVTEAVMIDATDESELARLQPARRDCSVCAIGDDSKEASIICTALLRQMGAPWVIGRANNAMHRRILQLVGAHLVVTPEEEFGRRFANRLLNRQVISDMPLGDDLHLTEMSIHSSMIGKSLVELALPRRFGVMVVAVRRGAPSRVLQPDPHAPLEADDRLIIVSSESAIPKLTRGV, from the coding sequence ATGACCCAGCAAGTACTCATCATCGGACTCGGACAATTCGGCATGTCGTTGGCCCGCACCCTGTCGGAAAAGGGGGCGGAGGTCCTGGCGGTGGATCGGCGGAAAAATCTGGTGGACGAGGCTGCCGCCTTTGTCACCGAGGCGGTGATGATCGACGCGACCGACGAAAGCGAATTGGCCCGATTGCAGCCGGCACGACGCGACTGCTCGGTTTGCGCCATCGGCGACGACTCAAAGGAGGCGTCGATCATCTGCACCGCCCTGCTCCGCCAGATGGGGGCACCCTGGGTGATCGGCCGGGCCAACAACGCCATGCACCGGCGCATTCTCCAGCTGGTCGGCGCGCATCTGGTCGTCACCCCGGAAGAAGAATTCGGCAGACGCTTTGCCAATCGCCTGCTCAACCGGCAGGTAATCTCCGACATGCCGTTGGGCGACGACCTGCATCTCACCGAGATGTCGATCCATTCGTCGATGATCGGCAAGAGTTTGGTCGAGCTTGCCCTGCCGCGCCGATTCGGGGTCATGGTGGTCGCCGTGCGCCGCGGCGCGCCCAGCCGGGTCCTCCAGCCCGATCCCCATGCACCGTTGGAGGCCGATGACCGGCTGATCATCGTTTCCAGCGAATCGGCCATCCCCAAACTGACCCGAGGTGTCTGA
- a CDS encoding glycoside hydrolase family 26 protein gives MPINKQAVQRVVVIVTLCLAALFIEGCRDDSLPSGKTAPIGAAKEPATLVMPVNGAYTGAYVDFGEGEAEVTYDALTGFERMTGKHLAVVAFGNFWGDQAFPAKTVRIVAKYGAVPLIFWSPWDKPYAEGKGPDRFKLLDILAGKWDRYIDAWAMAARDDGRHLLVTWGLEMNGTWFPWSGCYYGGGKVIGHRDGHPLYQGPETFKQAYRYVVDRVRRQGATNVRWGFHANNFSTPRNAWNRMASYYPGSAYVDWLGLSVYGKMNKAEGWAEFFRMMDEPYREISQLDAHKPIFLAEWGVGEFPPGDKAGFIAEAFRLLPTHYPRVRLAVYWHERWENADGSYSNLRVNSSPEALDAYRRGVAAPYWIDRPRFESQAAKP, from the coding sequence ATGCCGATCAACAAACAAGCTGTGCAACGCGTTGTGGTCATTGTCACCCTTTGTTTGGCCGCCCTGTTCATCGAAGGGTGTCGGGATGATTCCCTCCCCAGCGGCAAGACGGCACCGATCGGAGCAGCCAAGGAACCGGCCACCCTGGTCATGCCCGTCAACGGCGCCTACACCGGCGCCTATGTGGATTTTGGCGAGGGAGAGGCCGAAGTCACCTACGATGCCCTGACCGGCTTTGAACGGATGACCGGCAAACATCTGGCGGTGGTGGCCTTTGGCAATTTCTGGGGCGATCAGGCCTTTCCCGCCAAAACGGTGCGCATTGTCGCCAAGTACGGCGCCGTGCCGCTTATTTTCTGGTCGCCGTGGGACAAGCCCTACGCAGAGGGCAAGGGACCGGACCGATTCAAACTGCTCGATATCCTGGCCGGCAAATGGGATCGGTACATCGATGCCTGGGCCATGGCGGCGCGCGACGACGGCCGGCACCTGCTGGTGACCTGGGGCCTGGAGATGAACGGCACCTGGTTTCCCTGGTCCGGCTGTTATTACGGCGGGGGCAAGGTCATCGGCCACCGGGACGGCCATCCCCTGTATCAGGGGCCCGAAACCTTCAAACAGGCCTACCGGTATGTGGTCGACCGGGTGCGCAGGCAGGGGGCGACCAATGTGCGGTGGGGTTTTCACGCCAACAACTTCAGCACGCCCCGAAACGCATGGAACCGCATGGCCAGCTATTATCCGGGATCGGCCTATGTCGACTGGCTGGGACTGAGCGTCTACGGCAAGATGAACAAAGCCGAGGGCTGGGCCGAATTTTTCCGGATGATGGATGAACCCTACCGGGAGATCAGTCAATTGGATGCGCACAAACCGATTTTTCTCGCCGAATGGGGCGTGGGCGAGTTTCCTCCGGGCGACAAGGCCGGATTCATCGCCGAGGCCTTCCGCCTTCTGCCCACCCATTACCCACGGGTTCGGCTGGCGGTCTACTGGCATGAACGGTGGGAAAACGCCGACGGCAGTTACAGCAACCTACGGGTCAACTCGTCGCCCGAGGCCCTGGATGCCTATCGGCGCGGCGTGGCGGCCCCCTATTGGATCGACCGGCCTCGGTTCGAATCGCAGGCCGCGAAGCCCTGA
- a CDS encoding flavodoxin family protein, with amino-acid sequence MNILIFNGSPRKHGNTDLLLEQIERGIVRAGHKAEHIHLAHLVIHPCTGCGHCENEGECIFKDDMTLLYRKIDAANRIVIGSPIYFYGVTAQTKAFIDRCQALWCRKYLLGEIKPEREYRRGYMVSVAATDGGKIFDGARLTVRYAFDAMEFSYSGELLAQGVEVKGAVAEKNELMDGALQLGMELCRKP; translated from the coding sequence ATGAATATCCTCATTTTCAACGGCAGTCCTCGCAAGCACGGCAACACCGACCTGTTGCTGGAACAGATCGAGCGCGGCATCGTCCGCGCCGGCCACAAGGCCGAACACATCCACCTGGCTCATCTGGTCATCCATCCCTGTACCGGTTGCGGCCATTGCGAAAACGAGGGCGAGTGCATCTTCAAGGACGACATGACCCTGCTATATCGCAAGATCGACGCCGCCAACCGCATCGTCATCGGTTCACCCATCTATTTCTACGGGGTCACGGCCCAGACCAAGGCCTTCATCGATCGCTGCCAGGCCCTGTGGTGCCGCAAGTATCTCCTGGGCGAAATCAAGCCGGAACGCGAGTACCGGCGCGGTTACATGGTCAGCGTGGCCGCCACCGACGGCGGCAAGATCTTCGACGGTGCCCGCCTGACCGTACGCTACGCCTTCGACGCCATGGAATTCAGCTACAGCGGTGAACTGCTCGCTCAGGGGGTGGAGGTCAAGGGCGCCGTGGCCGAAAAGAACGAACTCATGGACGGGGCCTTGCAACTGGGAATGGAGCTCTGCCGCAAACCCTAG